From Aurantimicrobium sp. INA4, one genomic window encodes:
- the fusA gene encoding elongation factor G, with the protein MAQDVLTDLNKVRNIGIMAHIDAGKTTTTERILFYTGVNHKIGETHDGASTMDWMAQEQERGITITSAATTCFWNKNQINIIDTPGHVDFTVEVERSLRVLDGAVAVFDGKEGVEPQSETVWRQADKYDVPRICFVNKMDKLGADFYFTVDTIVKRLGAKPLVIQLPIGFENTFEGVVDLVEMRALTWRGDAKGDVEMGAKYDIEEIPADLVDKANEYRAKLIEAVAEGDDELLERYLNGDDQFTVAEIKKAIRKMVIASEIYPVLCGSAFKNRGVQPMLDAVVDYLPSPLDVPATQGHDVRDEEKVIERKPDAKEPFSALAFKVAVHPFFGRLTYTRVYSGAADSGAQVLNATKDKKERIGKIFQMHANKENPVESMSAGHIYAVIGLKDTTTGDTLCDPANPIVLESMSFPEPVISVAIEPKTKADQEKLGTAIQKLAEEDPTFRVEQDQETGQTVISGMGELHLDILVDRMRREFNVEANVGKPQVAYRETIRRKVDKHDYTHKKQTGGSGQFAKVQISLEPLEVQGDKIYEFDNQVTGGRVPREYIPSVDAGFQAAMAVGVLAGYPMVGVKGILVDGAYHDVDSSEMAFKLAGSMAFKEAARKADPVLLEPLMAVEVRTPEEYMGDVIGDLNSRRGQIQSMEDATGVKVVSALVPLSEMFGYVGDLRSKTSGRAVYSMTFDSYAEVPKAVADEIVQKNKGE; encoded by the coding sequence GTGGCACAAGACGTGCTTACTGACCTAAACAAGGTCCGCAACATCGGCATCATGGCTCACATCGATGCTGGAAAGACCACCACAACTGAGCGAATCCTGTTCTACACCGGTGTTAACCACAAGATCGGTGAAACTCACGATGGTGCGTCAACCATGGACTGGATGGCCCAGGAGCAGGAGCGTGGTATCACGATTACTTCTGCTGCAACCACCTGTTTCTGGAACAAGAACCAGATCAACATCATTGACACCCCCGGTCACGTTGACTTCACCGTGGAGGTGGAGCGTTCGCTCCGCGTTCTCGACGGTGCTGTTGCTGTGTTCGATGGTAAGGAAGGTGTTGAGCCTCAGTCTGAGACCGTATGGCGTCAGGCTGACAAGTACGACGTTCCTCGTATCTGCTTCGTCAACAAGATGGACAAGCTGGGTGCTGACTTCTACTTCACCGTAGACACCATCGTCAAGCGTCTGGGTGCTAAGCCACTTGTTATCCAGCTTCCTATCGGTTTCGAGAACACCTTCGAAGGTGTTGTTGACCTGGTAGAGATGCGCGCACTCACCTGGCGTGGAGACGCAAAGGGTGACGTGGAAATGGGTGCCAAGTACGACATCGAAGAGATCCCTGCTGATCTCGTTGACAAGGCAAACGAATACCGCGCCAAGCTCATCGAAGCTGTTGCTGAAGGTGACGACGAACTCCTCGAGCGTTACCTCAACGGTGACGACCAGTTCACTGTTGCTGAGATCAAGAAGGCTATCCGCAAGATGGTTATCGCTTCTGAGATCTACCCCGTTCTGTGTGGCTCTGCCTTCAAGAACCGTGGTGTTCAGCCCATGCTCGACGCTGTAGTTGACTACCTCCCCAGCCCGCTCGACGTTCCTGCAACCCAGGGTCACGACGTGCGCGATGAGGAAAAGGTCATCGAGCGTAAGCCAGATGCAAAGGAGCCTTTCTCGGCTCTGGCCTTCAAGGTTGCGGTACACCCCTTCTTCGGTCGTCTGACCTACACCCGTGTTTACTCGGGTGCAGCTGACTCCGGCGCCCAGGTGCTCAACGCAACCAAGGACAAGAAGGAACGTATCGGCAAGATCTTCCAGATGCACGCCAACAAGGAAAACCCTGTTGAGTCGATGTCTGCTGGTCACATCTACGCCGTGATCGGTCTGAAGGACACCACCACTGGTGACACCCTCTGCGATCCTGCAAACCCCATTGTTCTGGAGTCCATGAGCTTCCCCGAGCCTGTTATCTCGGTTGCTATTGAGCCCAAGACTAAGGCTGACCAGGAGAAGCTGGGTACTGCTATCCAGAAGCTTGCTGAAGAAGACCCCACCTTCCGTGTTGAGCAGGACCAGGAAACTGGTCAGACTGTGATCTCCGGTATGGGTGAGCTTCACCTCGACATCCTCGTAGACCGTATGCGTCGCGAGTTCAACGTTGAGGCAAACGTGGGTAAGCCACAGGTTGCCTACCGCGAGACCATTCGTCGCAAGGTAGACAAGCACGACTACACCCACAAGAAGCAGACCGGTGGTTCTGGTCAGTTTGCTAAGGTTCAGATCTCGCTCGAGCCTCTCGAGGTCCAGGGCGACAAGATCTACGAATTCGATAACCAGGTCACTGGTGGACGTGTTCCTCGTGAATACATCCCATCCGTTGACGCTGGTTTCCAGGCCGCTATGGCAGTCGGTGTTCTCGCCGGCTACCCCATGGTCGGCGTCAAGGGCATCCTCGTTGATGGTGCCTACCACGACGTTGACTCATCGGAAATGGCCTTCAAGCTTGCAGGCTCTATGGCCTTCAAGGAGGCGGCCCGAAAGGCTGACCCCGTACTTCTCGAGCCATTGATGGCTGTTGAAGTTCGTACTCCTGAGGAGTACATGGGTGACGTTATCGGTGACCTCAACTCTCGCCGTGGACAAATTCAGTCCATGGAAGATGCAACAGGCGTCAAGGTCGTTAGCGCCCTTGTCCCACTGTCGGAAATGTTCGGATACGTCGGTGATCTGCGGTCGAAGACCTCAGGTCGTGCGGTGTACTCGATGACCTTCGACAGCTACGCCGAGGTCCCGAAGGCTGTCGCCGACGAGATCGTCCAGAAAAACAAGGGCGAGTAA
- the rpsG gene encoding 30S ribosomal protein S7, with protein sequence MPRKGPAPKRPVVADPVYGAPIVTQLVNKILLDGKKGLAERIVYGALEGVTAKTGADAVVTLKKALDNVRPTLEVRSRRVGGSTYQVPVEVKPHRANTLALRWLTSYAKARREKTMTERLMNEILDASNGLGAAVKRREDTHKMAESNKAFAHYRW encoded by the coding sequence ATGCCTCGTAAAGGTCCCGCTCCTAAGCGTCCCGTTGTCGCCGATCCCGTATACGGCGCCCCCATTGTTACCCAGCTCGTCAACAAGATTCTTCTTGATGGCAAGAAGGGTCTCGCAGAGCGCATCGTTTACGGTGCACTCGAAGGTGTAACCGCAAAGACCGGTGCAGATGCAGTCGTCACTCTCAAGAAGGCACTCGACAACGTGCGCCCCACCCTTGAGGTTCGCTCTCGCCGTGTTGGTGGTTCGACCTACCAGGTCCCCGTTGAGGTTAAGCCTCACCGTGCAAACACCCTCGCACTGCGTTGGTTGACCAGCTACGCCAAGGCTCGCCGCGAAAAGACCATGACTGAGCGTCTCATGAACGAGATTCTCGATGCATCAAACGGTCTGGGCGCAGCAGTCAAGCGTCGCGAAGACACCCACAAGATGGCCGAGTCGAACAAGGCCTTCGCTCACTACCGCTGGTAG
- the rpsL gene encoding 30S ribosomal protein S12 yields MPTINQLVRKGRTPKVTKTKAPALKSNPQQRGVCTRVYTTTPKKPNSALRKVARVKLSNGTEVTAYIPGEGHNLQEHSMVLVRGGRVKDLPGVRYKIVRGALDTQAVKNRKQARSRYGAKMEKK; encoded by the coding sequence GTGCCAACTATTAACCAGTTGGTTCGTAAGGGACGTACGCCTAAGGTCACCAAGACCAAGGCTCCAGCCCTGAAGTCGAACCCACAGCAGCGTGGCGTATGCACCCGTGTGTACACCACCACCCCCAAGAAGCCCAACTCGGCTCTTCGTAAGGTTGCTCGTGTCAAGCTCAGCAACGGAACCGAAGTAACCGCCTACATTCCCGGTGAAGGTCACAACCTCCAGGAGCACTCGATGGTGCTCGTTCGTGGTGGTCGTGTAAAGGACCTCCCCGGTGTTCGTTACAAGATCGTTCGTGGTGCACTCGACACCCAGGCCGTGAAGAACCGTAAGCAGGCTCGTAGCCGCTACGGAGCGAAGATGGAGAAGAAGTAA
- the rpoB gene encoding DNA-directed RNA polymerase subunit beta: MAAARNAKDTKSIKNGRSASRLSFAKITDTLTVPDLLALQTESFDWLVGNEHWQKRVEEAKKEGRQDLPSRTGLEEIFEEISPIENLDETMQLSFTNPYLEPEKYSIFECKERGKTYAAPLYVEAEFMNHVTGEIKTQTVFMGDFPLMTEKGTFIINGTERVVVSQLVRSPGVYFERAQEKTSDKDVYSARIIPSRGAWLEFEIDKRDAVGVRIDRKRKQSVTVFLKALGLTSEEIATEFAGYDSILQTLEKDTILTKEDALRDIYRKLRPGEQVAAEAARALLDNFYFSPKRYDLAKVGRYKINRKLGLEAPLTDSVLRVEDIIATIKYLVALHNDEKTFPGVRDGKKVDIRLDVDDIDHFGNRRIRAVGELIQNQVRTGLSRMERVVRERMTTQDIEAITPQTLINVRPVVAAIKEFFGTSQLSQFMDQNNPLAGLTHKRRLSALGPGGLSRERAGVEVRDVHSSHYGRMCPIETPEGPNIGLIGSLASFARINAFGFIETPYRRVVKGKVTEHIDYLTASEEDDFVVAQANAPLTKDSHFAEERVLVRRKGGEVELVPAAEVDYMDVSPRQMVSVGTSLIPFLEHDDANRALMGANMQRQAVPLLRSESPLVGTGMENFAAIDAGDVILANAAGVVSEVSADVVTVQLDAGGTEDYFLRKFDRSNQGTSYNHRVIVTAGERVEVGQVIADGPATENGELALGKNLLVAFMPWEGHNFEDAIILSQRLVQDDVLSSIHIEEYDVDARDTKLGKEEITRDLPNVSPELIANLDERGIIRIGAEVRPGDILVGKVTPKGETELSAEERLLRAIFNEKSREVRDTSLKVPHGEAGTIIGVKVFDAENDEDELGSGVNQRVVVYIAQKRKITEGDKLAGRHGNKGVIAKILPVEDMPFLEDGTPVDVVLNPLGIPGRMNFGQVLETHLGWIAKQGWKVEGNPEWAANLPAEAFEAAPGTKVATPVFDGALEEEIAGLLDVTTPTRDGQRLIGASGKARLFDGRSGEPFPEPISVGYMYILKLHHLVDDKIHARSTGPYSMITQQPLGGKAQFGGQRFGEMEVWALEAYGAAYALQELLTIKSDDIVGRVKVYEAIVKGENIQEPGIPESFRVLMKEMQSLGLNVEVLNEAGDVVSLRDADDEAYRAAEELGINISTRFESSSIDEI, encoded by the coding sequence TTGGCTGCTGCGCGCAACGCAAAAGACACCAAGTCCATCAAGAACGGCCGTAGTGCATCGCGCTTGTCGTTCGCGAAGATTACGGACACTCTGACTGTTCCCGATCTTCTGGCACTTCAGACCGAGAGCTTTGACTGGCTCGTCGGAAATGAACACTGGCAGAAGCGTGTGGAGGAAGCAAAGAAGGAAGGTCGCCAGGACCTGCCTTCACGCACTGGTCTTGAAGAGATCTTTGAAGAGATCTCTCCCATCGAGAACCTCGATGAGACCATGCAGCTCTCTTTCACCAACCCCTACCTCGAGCCTGAGAAGTACTCGATCTTCGAGTGCAAGGAGCGTGGCAAGACCTACGCTGCTCCTCTCTATGTCGAGGCTGAGTTCATGAACCACGTCACGGGTGAAATCAAGACCCAGACCGTGTTCATGGGTGACTTCCCCCTCATGACCGAAAAGGGAACCTTCATCATTAACGGCACCGAGCGTGTTGTTGTGTCTCAGCTGGTTCGTTCACCCGGTGTGTACTTCGAGCGTGCACAGGAAAAGACCTCCGACAAGGACGTCTACTCCGCACGCATCATTCCTAGCCGTGGCGCATGGCTCGAATTCGAAATCGACAAGCGTGACGCTGTTGGTGTTCGTATCGACCGTAAGCGTAAGCAGTCTGTCACCGTCTTCCTCAAGGCCCTCGGTCTGACCAGTGAAGAAATCGCAACCGAGTTTGCCGGTTACGACTCCATCCTGCAGACCCTGGAAAAGGACACCATCCTCACCAAGGAAGACGCACTACGCGACATTTACCGCAAGCTCCGTCCAGGCGAGCAGGTTGCTGCTGAAGCTGCACGTGCCCTGCTGGACAACTTCTACTTCAGCCCCAAGCGTTACGACCTGGCCAAGGTTGGTCGTTACAAGATCAACCGCAAGCTCGGTCTTGAAGCTCCGCTGACTGACTCTGTTCTTCGCGTTGAAGACATCATTGCAACCATCAAGTACCTGGTTGCTCTGCACAACGACGAGAAGACCTTCCCCGGTGTTCGCGATGGCAAGAAGGTTGACATTCGTCTCGACGTAGACGACATCGACCACTTCGGTAACCGTCGTATCCGCGCCGTCGGTGAGCTCATCCAGAACCAGGTTCGTACTGGTCTGTCCCGTATGGAGCGCGTTGTCCGCGAGCGTATGACCACTCAGGACATTGAGGCAATTACTCCTCAGACCCTGATCAACGTACGTCCCGTTGTGGCAGCAATCAAGGAGTTCTTCGGAACCTCTCAGCTGTCACAGTTCATGGACCAGAACAACCCGCTTGCTGGTTTGACCCACAAGCGTCGTCTGTCCGCTCTGGGCCCTGGTGGTCTTTCTCGTGAGCGTGCAGGTGTTGAGGTTCGTGACGTTCACTCCTCTCACTACGGACGTATGTGTCCTATTGAAACTCCTGAAGGTCCCAACATTGGTCTGATTGGTTCGCTCGCATCCTTCGCGCGTATCAACGCCTTTGGTTTCATTGAGACCCCCTACCGCCGCGTCGTCAAGGGCAAGGTAACCGAGCACATCGATTACCTCACCGCTTCGGAAGAAGATGACTTCGTTGTGGCACAGGCAAACGCTCCACTAACCAAGGACAGCCACTTCGCTGAAGAGCGTGTTCTGGTTCGTCGTAAGGGTGGCGAGGTTGAACTCGTTCCTGCGGCTGAGGTGGACTACATGGACGTGTCTCCACGTCAGATGGTGTCTGTTGGTACCTCGCTGATTCCATTCCTCGAGCACGACGATGCAAACCGCGCACTTATGGGTGCCAACATGCAGCGTCAGGCTGTGCCACTGCTGCGCAGCGAAAGCCCACTGGTTGGTACCGGTATGGAAAACTTCGCCGCAATCGATGCTGGTGACGTGATCCTCGCTAACGCTGCTGGTGTTGTCTCTGAGGTATCGGCTGATGTCGTCACCGTTCAGCTCGACGCTGGTGGAACCGAGGACTACTTCCTGCGCAAGTTCGACCGCTCGAACCAGGGCACCAGCTACAACCACCGTGTCATCGTGACCGCTGGTGAGCGTGTTGAGGTAGGTCAGGTCATCGCTGATGGTCCTGCCACCGAAAACGGTGAATTGGCTCTGGGTAAGAACCTACTTGTGGCATTCATGCCGTGGGAAGGTCATAACTTCGAGGACGCAATCATCCTCTCCCAGCGTCTGGTTCAGGACGACGTTCTTTCTTCGATTCACATCGAGGAATATGACGTTGATGCTCGTGACACCAAGCTGGGTAAGGAAGAGATCACTCGCGACCTGCCCAACGTGTCCCCTGAATTGATCGCTAACCTCGATGAGCGCGGCATCATCCGTATCGGTGCTGAGGTTCGCCCCGGCGACATCCTCGTCGGTAAGGTCACTCCTAAGGGTGAGACCGAGCTTTCTGCTGAAGAGCGCTTGCTGCGCGCTATCTTCAACGAGAAGAGCCGCGAAGTTCGCGACACTTCATTGAAGGTGCCTCACGGTGAAGCCGGAACCATCATTGGTGTGAAGGTATTCGACGCAGAGAACGACGAAGACGAGCTCGGCTCGGGCGTCAACCAGCGCGTTGTTGTCTACATCGCCCAGAAGCGTAAGATCACCGAAGGTGACAAGCTTGCTGGTCGTCACGGAAACAAGGGTGTTATCGCCAAGATCCTCCCCGTTGAAGACATGCCATTCCTCGAAGACGGAACTCCTGTCGACGTCGTACTCAACCCATTGGGTATTCCCGGTCGTATGAACTTCGGTCAGGTTTTGGAAACCCACCTCGGCTGGATCGCGAAGCAGGGTTGGAAGGTTGAAGGCAACCCAGAATGGGCTGCAAACCTTCCTGCAGAAGCATTCGAGGCTGCCCCAGGCACCAAGGTTGCAACCCCCGTGTTCGACGGTGCTCTCGAGGAGGAAATCGCTGGTCTGCTCGATGTGACCACACCTACTCGTGATGGACAGCGCCTCATCGGTGCTTCCGGTAAGGCCCGTCTGTTCGACGGTCGTTCCGGTGAGCCATTCCCTGAGCCCATCTCTGTGGGTTACATGTACATCCTGAAGCTGCACCACCTTGTCGATGACAAGATTCACGCACGTTCAACGGGTCCTTACTCGATGATCACGCAGCAGCCTCTTGGTGGTAAGGCACAGTTCGGTGGACAGCGCTTTGGTGAGATGGAGGTGTGGGCACTGGAAGCTTATGGTGCCGCTTACGCACTTCAGGAACTTCTCACCATCAAGTCCGACGACATCGTGGGCCGTGTCAAGGTTTACGAAGCCATCGTCAAGGGCGAGAACATCCAGGAGCCCGGTATCCCCGAGTCGTTCCGTGTTCTCATGAAGGAAATGCAGTCCCTCGGTCTCAACGTTGAGGTTCTCAACGAAGCTGGCGATGTCGTCAGCCTCCGCGACGCCGACGATGAGGCATACCGCGCCGCTGAAGAGCTCGGTATCAACATCTCTACCCGTTTCGAGTCTTCGTCCATCGACGAGATCTAA
- the rpoC gene encoding DNA-directed RNA polymerase subunit beta': MLDATAFDKLRIGLATADDIRRWSFGEVKKPETINYRTLKPEKDGLFGEQIFGPSRDWECSCGKYKRVRFKGIVCERCGVEVTKSSVRRERMGHIELAAPVTHIWYFKGVPSRLGYLLDMAPKDLEKVIYFAAYMVIDIDEEGRHADMPGLENELRLELKTLGDQRDARIADRMQRLENDLAALEAEGAKSDQKRRAKDVAEKEMSQIRKSIDDEIARLERVWEDFRNLKVGDLKPEDAVFNELVDRYGLYFDAFMGAEAIKRRLETFDLEAEAEALRLEITEGKGAKKIRAIKRLKVVSSFINTGTSPAAMVLDVVPVIPPELRPMVQLDGGRFATSDLNDLYRRVINRNNRLRRLLDLGAPEIIVNNEKRMLQEAVDALFDNGRRGRPVTGTGNRALKSLSDMLKGKQGRFRQNLLGKRVDYSGRSVIIVGPQLKLHQCGLPKQMALELFKPFVIKRLIDLSHAQNIKSAKRMVERSRPQVWDVLEEIIRERPVLLNRAPTLHRLGIQAFEPQLIEGKAIQLHPLVCAAFNADFDGDQMAVHLPLSVEAQAEARILMLASNNILKPSDGRPVTLPTQDMIIGLHHLTTVKEGATGEGRAFSSIAEAILAHDQHTLDLNAMARIRLNDVVFAEGEAPEGYTGGPVLVNTTLGQALFNEALPADYPYVQKVADKGTISAIVNDLAERYPKTVVAATLDNIKDAGFHWATRSGVTVALSDVLTPPNKREIVAGYEKLAAKVQSEFEKGMITDNERRQELIKIWTDATAEVAEAMQKNFPANNTINRMVTSGARGNWLQVRNIAGMRGLVNNPKGEIIPRPIINSYREGLSVVEYFIATHGARKGLADTALRTADSGYLTRRLVDVSQDVIIREEDCGTTKGLDLPIAAANAAGELVRDANVENSIYARSLAADAVDAQGNVIAKAGDDAGDVLIDTLIAAGINEVKVRSVLTCESATGVCAACYGRSLATGKLVDIGEAVGIIAAQSIGEPGTQLTMRTFHTGGTAGADDITQGLPRVQELFEARTPKGASPIAETAGRITIEETDKSRKVILTPDNGDEPVIYPVLKRSTLLVSDGDHVELGQQLQVGTVDPKEVLRVQGVRAVQQHLVGGVQGVYRSQGVPIHDKHIEVIVRQMLRKVTVVEHGDTELLPGELVDRSRYTELNRAALQEGKKTASARQEVLGITKASLATESWLSAASFQETTRVLTQAAMDGKSDPLVGLKENVIIGKLIPAGTGLAKYRNIAVEATEEAKAERYPNRIFAAEGDFSDADLSFVDFESFSSDDFSGNYN; the protein is encoded by the coding sequence TTGCTCGACGCAACCGCTTTTGACAAGCTTCGTATCGGTCTGGCCACTGCTGACGACATTCGTCGTTGGTCGTTTGGTGAGGTCAAGAAGCCCGAAACAATCAACTACCGTACCCTCAAGCCTGAGAAGGACGGCCTCTTTGGTGAGCAGATCTTCGGACCTTCTCGCGACTGGGAATGCTCCTGTGGCAAGTACAAGCGTGTCCGCTTCAAGGGCATCGTCTGTGAGCGCTGTGGCGTAGAGGTCACCAAGTCATCCGTGCGCCGTGAGCGCATGGGTCACATTGAGTTGGCCGCTCCCGTTACCCACATCTGGTACTTCAAGGGTGTTCCTAGCCGTCTGGGTTACCTCCTGGACATGGCACCGAAGGACCTTGAAAAGGTCATCTACTTCGCTGCCTACATGGTTATCGACATCGATGAAGAGGGCCGTCATGCTGACATGCCTGGTCTGGAGAACGAGCTTCGTCTCGAGCTGAAGACCCTTGGAGACCAGCGCGATGCTCGCATTGCTGACCGCATGCAGCGTCTGGAAAACGACCTCGCAGCTCTCGAAGCTGAAGGTGCAAAGTCAGACCAGAAGCGTCGTGCGAAGGACGTAGCTGAGAAGGAAATGTCTCAGATCCGCAAGTCCATCGACGACGAAATCGCTCGCCTCGAGCGCGTCTGGGAAGACTTCCGCAACCTCAAGGTTGGCGACCTCAAGCCTGAAGACGCTGTCTTCAACGAGCTGGTAGACCGCTACGGCCTGTACTTCGACGCCTTCATGGGTGCTGAAGCAATCAAGCGCCGTCTAGAAACCTTCGACCTGGAAGCAGAAGCGGAAGCTCTGCGTCTGGAAATCACCGAAGGTAAGGGTGCTAAGAAGATCCGTGCGATCAAGCGCCTCAAGGTTGTATCTTCCTTCATCAACACCGGAACCAGCCCTGCGGCTATGGTTCTCGATGTTGTTCCCGTTATCCCACCAGAGCTTCGCCCCATGGTTCAGCTCGACGGTGGACGCTTTGCGACCTCTGACCTCAACGACCTTTACCGTCGTGTGATCAACCGCAACAACCGTCTGCGTCGTCTGCTTGACCTGGGTGCTCCAGAGATCATCGTGAACAACGAAAAGCGCATGCTGCAGGAAGCAGTTGACGCGCTGTTCGACAACGGTCGTCGTGGACGTCCAGTTACCGGAACCGGTAACCGTGCGCTCAAGTCACTCTCTGACATGCTCAAGGGTAAGCAGGGTCGTTTCCGTCAGAACCTGCTTGGTAAGCGCGTGGACTACTCCGGTCGTTCCGTGATTATCGTTGGTCCTCAGCTCAAGCTGCACCAGTGTGGTCTGCCTAAGCAGATGGCGCTCGAGCTGTTCAAGCCATTCGTCATCAAGCGTCTGATCGACCTGAGCCACGCTCAGAACATCAAGAGCGCCAAGCGCATGGTTGAGCGTAGCCGCCCCCAGGTGTGGGATGTTCTCGAAGAGATCATCCGCGAACGTCCTGTTCTGCTGAACCGCGCACCAACCCTGCATCGTCTCGGTATTCAGGCATTTGAACCTCAGCTCATTGAAGGTAAGGCTATTCAGCTTCACCCTCTCGTGTGTGCTGCGTTCAACGCTGACTTCGACGGTGACCAGATGGCTGTTCACCTTCCTCTGTCGGTTGAGGCTCAGGCCGAAGCACGCATCTTGATGCTTGCTTCGAACAACATCCTCAAGCCTTCAGACGGTCGCCCCGTGACCCTGCCTACTCAGGACATGATCATTGGTCTGCACCACCTCACTACCGTGAAGGAAGGTGCAACCGGTGAAGGTCGCGCATTCAGCTCGATTGCTGAGGCAATCCTCGCTCACGACCAGCACACGCTGGACCTCAACGCGATGGCACGCATTCGTCTGAATGATGTTGTCTTTGCTGAGGGTGAAGCACCTGAGGGTTACACCGGTGGTCCCGTTTTGGTCAACACCACTTTGGGTCAGGCACTGTTCAACGAGGCTCTGCCCGCTGACTACCCCTACGTCCAGAAGGTTGCGGACAAGGGAACCATCTCTGCAATCGTCAACGACCTCGCTGAGCGTTACCCCAAGACTGTGGTTGCGGCGACCCTTGACAACATCAAGGACGCTGGTTTCCACTGGGCTACTCGCTCCGGTGTGACCGTTGCACTCTCCGACGTTCTGACTCCTCCAAACAAGCGCGAAATCGTTGCTGGTTACGAGAAGTTGGCTGCGAAGGTTCAGTCTGAGTTCGAGAAGGGCATGATCACTGACAACGAACGTCGTCAGGAACTGATCAAGATCTGGACCGACGCTACCGCTGAAGTTGCTGAAGCTATGCAGAAGAACTTCCCTGCGAACAACACCATTAACCGCATGGTCACCTCTGGTGCTCGTGGTAACTGGCTGCAGGTTCGTAACATCGCGGGTATGCGTGGCCTGGTGAACAACCCGAAGGGTGAAATTATCCCTCGCCCGATCATCAACTCTTACCGTGAAGGTCTCTCCGTTGTGGAGTACTTCATCGCTACCCACGGTGCTCGTAAGGGTCTGGCTGACACTGCTCTGCGTACCGCAGACTCCGGTTACCTCACTCGTCGTCTCGTCGACGTCTCGCAGGATGTCATCATCCGCGAAGAGGACTGTGGCACCACTAAGGGTCTCGACCTGCCAATCGCTGCCGCTAACGCAGCCGGTGAGCTGGTTCGTGACGCCAACGTGGAGAACTCCATCTACGCTCGTAGCCTCGCTGCAGACGCAGTCGACGCTCAGGGTAACGTCATCGCCAAGGCTGGCGACGACGCAGGTGACGTTCTGATCGACACCCTCATCGCTGCTGGCATCAACGAGGTCAAGGTCCGTTCGGTCCTGACCTGTGAGTCTGCAACCGGTGTATGTGCTGCCTGCTACGGCCGTTCACTTGCTACCGGCAAGCTGGTAGACATCGGTGAAGCCGTCGGTATTATCGCTGCTCAGTCCATTGGTGAACCTGGAACCCAGCTCACCATGCGTACCTTCCACACTGGTGGTACCGCTGGTGCAGACGACATTACCCAGGGTCTGCCACGTGTTCAGGAGCTCTTCGAAGCACGTACCCCTAAGGGTGCATCGCCTATCGCTGAGACTGCTGGTCGCATCACCATCGAAGAGACCGACAAGAGCCGTAAGGTCATCCTCACACCAGACAACGGTGATGAGCCTGTGATCTACCCCGTGCTCAAGCGTTCGACTCTCCTCGTATCAGATGGAGACCACGTTGAACTCGGACAGCAGCTCCAGGTTGGAACCGTTGACCCCAAGGAAGTTCTGCGCGTACAGGGCGTTCGCGCCGTACAGCAGCACCTCGTTGGTGGCGTGCAGGGCGTATACCGCTCGCAGGGTGTACCTATCCACGACAAGCACATTGAGGTCATCGTTCGTCAGATGCTCCGCAAGGTAACTGTTGTTGAGCACGGTGACACCGAACTGCTCCCCGGTGAGCTCGTTGACCGCTCGCGTTACACCGAGCTCAACCGTGCTGCGCTGCAGGAAGGCAAGAAGACTGCTTCGGCTCGTCAGGAAGTCCTCGGTATTACCAAGGCGTCGCTGGCAACCGAGTCATGGCTGTCGGCTGCCTCCTTCCAGGAGACCACCCGTGTTCTCACCCAGGCTGCGATGGACGGCAAGTCCGATCCTCTCGTCGGCCTTAAGGAGAACGTCATCATCGGTAAGCTCATCCCCGCCGGAACCGGTCTTGCGAAGTACCGCAACATCGCCGTCGAGGCAACCGAGGAAGCTAAGGCAGAACGCTACCCCAACCGCATCTTCGCGGCTGAGGGTGACTTCTCTGACGCTGACCTGAGCTTTGTCGACTTCGAGTCTTTCTCGTCGGATGACTTCTCTGGTAACTACAACTAA